The following is a genomic window from Mus pahari chromosome 1, PAHARI_EIJ_v1.1, whole genome shotgun sequence.
TATTGATGCTGAGGCTGTTGTTACCTGAGACCTGCAGTTCAGGTTACCAAACTCAGGGACAGACTTCAGCTGCCTCCTATTCCTCAGGCCTTAGAGAATGCTTAGCAGAACTCTAGGGTCTTAATCTGAAGAATTAATAAATACTACTAGGTGACTTTTCTAACCCCTTGGGATCAGGACATGGGGCATggtgtaaaacaaaataattgaacCTTatttactgaattcaaagcccaagtTTTCTGTAAGTAAGTGTTAGGGTATCAGTCACAGAGAAGAGTCAGGCGCTGTCCTTGTCTGTCAGTCACTCACATGTGGTAGAAGAAATGAACTAAAAACCACAACTCTAGAATACACTGATCACCTGACTAAGGAGTCCATGGTCTGGATCTTGGGCTGTTTGCTTAGCAGCTACCTATCCAAACTGAACACTTGAGTGGCACACTATAGACAGTAAATAATTGGGATATGTCttttaaattaagtttattttatgtgtatgggtgtttggtctgcatgtatgtctgtgcacagtgtgtgtgtgtgtgtgtgtgtgtgtgtgtgtgtactcgcctgctgccagaagccagaagaggcattGTTTCTCCTGGGTCTAGAGCTATAGATATTGTAAGTCaccatgaaggtgctgggaattgaacttgggcctTCTGggggaacagcagccagtgctcttaatcactgtgTTGCCTCTATCCCCATGATTTGTTAATTTAATAAGTTAGTGGCACCAGATTAAGTAAAGAGAAAGAAGTGCtcagaaaagaatcagaaaaggCAACCAGGAAGAAAGGTTTGTATTGAGACTTTGAATACTCTAATCCCTGATTTGGAAAGAGAAGTGTCTGCCATCTGCCTGCTCAGGCAGAATTCACCTTAATCAAGAAACTGTCAAACACAGGAGTAGAGAGATGGCTAAACTGTGCCTGCCCCAAAGCTTGCCAATCTAACAATTCCTATGCCCCTCATGGTGGAAAGAGACAACCAACTCTTACAAGttgttctgtgacctccacactcaaatactcaaaataaaaatacatatgcatttaattctgggaaggcagaggtaagTGTCTCTCTGAATTCGagttcagcctgggctgcacagcaaattccaggtcagTGAGGACTACATAGTGGGACCTTGGTCTCTCTCACGCACATAAAGGACAAAGAAACTGGCAAAGAGTTCTGAGTGAAGCACATCTCCCTCCAGGACGCTACTCGCCACTCGCTCGGCACTAAAGAATTTATCTTGATAGCTCTGGGCCCACAAAGGTGGCCCTGACACCATGTGATCACACAACTCGTCTCACTGCACTGGCCACTAAAGCTAAGGGACGCAAGGATTCGGAGCTAGAGACTAGGACAACAAAATCATGTGACTCGCCCCGCCTGCCTTCCTATCACGTGCCGCGGGTCCGCTCACGTAGGACGCACTTTTCCATTGGTTGGCGATTGTCACGCGGCGAGGCGGGACCGGAAGGCAAGATTTGGCTTGGGCGCCCGAGTGGCTTTATGACAGGCTAGGCGAGGGGGAGGGGAGCGAGAGGCATCCGCGGGTCATGTGACCGGAAAGGCTCCTGACGGACGCCGTCCCTCCTCGGCGCCGCCTGAGCGCCCGGCCCGACCCCGCCATGGGGTGCTGCTATAGCAGCGAAAACGAGGACTCGGACCAGGTGCGGCAGCGGCGGACGGGGTTTGGGACTGTGGGCTACGACCGCGGGACTCGGGGCCCAAAATAAAGCCCGCAGTGGCGGGGAGCCGGACTGCAGGCTCACTGAGTACGGAGGCCTGGAGAGGACAGATTACAGAGAGGACGGCCAGCCGGGCTCCTACCCTCTTAAAGCGCCTAGTCTTACTTCTGCCTAGGGTTGCCTAGGGCCTGactcagcccctccccttccactCTCCAATACTCTCGAATCTCACCGCTTGAATCCTCAGACTGGGTTCTCGGGAAACATTCGCGCTCACAGATTCCTCTGCCTTCACTGCAGCTTGTCTTAGTGGACCCATTGTAGAGATAGGTAATTTGAGGCTCTGTCTCCCGAGATAAATCAGGAATTTACGTGTGTTCTGTCACTGGTGTAGAAGACGTAATGCCACTGTTGGCTTGGTGTCAGAAGTTGACACCAAGTTAGTGCCATTTGAGTTGGTCAGTGAAGAATAGAGTGAAGACATCGGGACGTTGGGAAGCAATAGTTTGCTTTGACCGATATAGAGAAAAGAGGGAATGGGGAGCTCATTTGATTTATGAGTTTGGTTTGCTGTTCCCTGCCTGGTTCCTCGAGCTAGAGAGTTCCTCTCTGAAGAATGTGACTGTAGATCTTACTCTTTTCGAGAAAGCATTGGCGTGGAGAGacttcagtgtcttttttttttttttttttttNNNNNNNNNNNNNNNNNNNNNNNNNNNNNNNNNNNNNNNNNNNNNNNNNNNNNNNNNNNNNNcgcctgcctctgcctcccaagtgctgggattaaaggcgtgcgccaccaccgcccggttttgtttttgtttttgaatttcgATCTTCCCCTTGGTGTGTCTCATTCCTCTCTATACCACGGTCCCTTCCCTGCCCAGACGCTTTGGAGGAGGGGGAGACTTTTGCAAGGCTGGGTGTCAGTCCCCCTGGCCATTCCTTTTACAGCTGCCTCGAAGCCTGAGTCCTGATTTTCTCACACAGTAGGCACCGTGCCACAAAGAACAGTTTCACCTGGTCTAGCGGAGGATACAGAGACATAAGTGGTGTTGCTTTACTTGGGACATTGCTCTTTCTTTCCCCCAGTGAGCCCCACAGTTCAGGAGAAGGTGATTTGTGTGTCGTGGTGGGTGCTTCCTGACCCTCATTCATTATTTGACCTGAGTGTGACATGCCTGTGGCCATCACTTTCACTTCATTCTGTCGTGCTAAAGGCTAGAACAGCAAAAATAGGAATCCACCAccaaacaacagaaaaggaaggaggaggcagataTCCCTGTCTAGCAGCAGACCTGTGGAGGGAAAGCTAAACTTCCACCTTCCTCTTGACAGATTCTCATTTCtggctggtttgttttgtttttaaaaaggtctCCTATATCCCAGACTGGCTGCAAGACCTGCtatatagttgaggatgaccttgaatttctggttctcctgcttctccctgagtgctgggatcttaGGCATGTGTCACTCACTCTGTCCAGTTTTATGCAGTAGTAGAGATCAAGGCCCAGGCTTTCTGCTTGCTAGGCACATGCTGTACCCCTGGGGCCATGTCCCCGCCCCTCTTTAGGTAGGCCCTCCTCTTTTCAACACTGTCCAGTCCCTGTATTATAAGTGTAAGCATTGGCTTACACTTAGAGAGTCCCAGTAATTAGGAGGCTGAAACAGAACTGCCTCAAGTTTGTGGCCTGtctggctacacagtaagttcaggGCCCAtctgtctcagagaaagaaaaaggtacaCGCAGTAGGTCTTCAGAGGCTGCCTACGAATGCTTCATTTGACTCCTAGTTAcctgtaaaatatttaaaggtgaGGGAAAAGTTAGGAGGATCAAAGCAATTTAGCTAATGTTAGAGGTACTCTAGTCACGGTGTTCTAGGGACAAGAACAAGACACGTGCTTTATATACTGGGACAGGCTCTGAGGTAGTGGTGGGCAGACCTTGGGTCTGCTAaagtaaataatgaaatttgACTCAGGTTTATTGGCTTAGGAAGCAGACTTTGATGTAACAAACCTACCACATGTATCACTCATTCTATGGGTGTCAGGTGATGTCATTAACTCTttcctggtgggggtggggatgacaCAGCCCTATCCTGAAGGAATTTTGTCAGGAGCAGTGCTGGGGAAAGGACTGGCAGCAAGCCAAGGGGGACTCATTGTGACCACAGCTTCCCTTAGAGACCCTTTCACCTTTGGCAAACCGTTTATCTGTCTAGCCTGTTGAtactgaggaaggagaaagaaagattgtccaggaacctggagcagaagACCATAGATGTTTCCTTTTGTTGTGGTGAACTGGGTCAAATGGTCCGAGGACACTGGAGCAGTGTAGTtctgaggaggaagagcagagtgGAAAGGCTGAGCCTGTCTGGGGTGGGGCAGGCCAGGCAGGAGGAAGTAGCCCTGGTAGGGAGAGTTGTGAGCAGGAGCGCTGGCTCCTGTCACTGGGAAGctggtgggaactgagccagccCGGGAGGACTGCTGAGACTGGCTGGCGGCCACTGGAAGTTGATGGGTCAGCACTGGCCAGCATGCCTTTCCTTCCACACACTCTGCTCCTTCAGAAGTTGCCATGTCCCGAGCCTTGTAGGGCCCGAATAGACCTGAAGCAGGTCTGCTTATCCAGTTTGCACCTGACACAGCCAGCAGGGATCTCCACTGATGGACTTAAGGCAGTAGATTAGAACAAGGTCTGAACCAGGACAAGGAAAATCCAGTGATAGGGGATGCAGTTTTGGTTTAATTCTAAATTGGTTCTGGTGTTTGAGGTTGTCTGTGGAGGTCAGTAAGCAGGGCTGCTGAAGACTGGGGTGACTGTCGGGAGTGTAGTTTGTCTCGGAGGAAGAGCCTCACTGTTCCCTCAGGGCAGCAAATAGCAGGAGGTAGAGCCCCaccccagtgagttccaggccagtggggTTCTATAGGACCCTCGCAGCCTGGGGAGCATGGGGGGCTGTgcctcatgtgcatgtgtgtacagatcctggagagaaaggggaggagagaggacattGGTGGCTGTGTCTTAGCTGTAGGCTTGGAGTTTCTGCACTAAGATAAAGCGAGGAATGGCAGCATGCAACTGGCCTGCTTTCTTGCAGTCCAGGGACTTATCTGGCTTTGCCAGGGCCTTATAATGTTGTAGGTAGACACCTTTGCTGGGAAGTACTTGACCCGAGGAACCAGGAAGGCTACCCTTGGGCTTCTGACTTGCATTGATTTCTCCTCTAGAACCTTACTTTGGTATTTTCCCACCTCCGACTTTGAGTCAGTTCCAGTGGCCTTTGTCCAGAGGCGCTGACCGTTACAGAGGCTCCAGGACTGTCAGTGTTGCTTTGGTCCCCTCTGAGTGGTTTCTAGGTTCTCTAGGTTCATCCTAGACCACCAGCTTTGGGCAGTCAGTGAGTGTTTTCTCACTTCGCATCCACCTGGACACTTGGAGTCATGTTCGTAAAAGTAGTTTCAGTATTTAAAGGTCAGAACCTTTGAAATGAAAGGAAGATTAGACTTAAGGTCCTGGGGCTGACTTTTCTCTACTGGCCCCTCCTAGGATCGGGAGGAGAGGAAGCTGCTGCTGGACCCCAGTAGCACCCCTACCAAAGCCCTCAATGGAGCTGAGCCCAACTACCACAGCCTACCTTCAGCTCGCACAGATGAGCAGGCCCTGCTCTCTTCCATCCTTGCCAAGACAGCTAGGTGAGTGTGGCAGGACCAGGCTGGGACACAGGCAGCCAAGTTTGGAACATAGAGGATGGGACAAGGTTATTAGAGAGCGATGTCGATGGGTTCTGCCCCGTTACGGTGGGCAGGCGGAGTACTAGTGTCAGAAGGCCTTGGAATTGGCACCTAGCACTGCTTCTCGTCTGTGTCCCTCTGAAGCACCTGTcatgtcttctctgtctctccttttcaaAGCAATATCATTGATGTGTCTGCTGCAGACTCCCAGGGCATGGAGCAGCATGAGTACATGGACCGGGCCAGGCAGTACAGGTAGGCACGGGCCAGCTGCCTACACGTCCTCCTCCAGCTCTGGAGTTTGCTCTCCAGTGCAGGCTCTTCACTTGGGTGGAGCCCTGAAACCTAGCTACAGATCACTTAAGTGCCGTAGGCATTCACGTTGGCCCAGCTTGCCCAGTGTGTTTGATCCAGGGTGATCAGGTCAAAGGAGTACAGTCAGAGTGAGTTTGGGATGAACTGTACCCTGTCACCATGATCCCTTGGCCTGAGGGAGTGAGGCTGGCCTGGGGAGGACAGGGCAAACTTTGGCCTAattgtccttccctgtctcctccctcttgGCCAGTACCCGCTTGGCTGTGCTTAGCAGCAGTCTGACCCATTGGAAGAAGCTGCCACCGCTGCCATCTCTCACCAGCCAGCCCCACCAAGTGCTGGCCAGCGAGCCTATCCCCTTCTCTGACTTGCAGCAGGTGAGCACTTCTGGCTGGTCCCCTACCCTTTCCCACATGGCTTcccaagggtggagggtgggtggggagcctGGTATTGGTGCACCCAGCTTATTCCCACCTTGGTCTTGGTTTTCACAGTGTTCTtagccccccaccaccaccaccacacacatacactgtttaTTCTCCCAGCATCTGCCCTTGcttttgtccttttctctctcacttccttcCAGAGATAAGGGGCTTTGtgcatgcaaggcaagtgctctaccagtaAGCTACAATCTTAACCTAACCTTTGAGTTTTGAGAGAAGGACTCAGtgtcatagcccaggctggcactgaattGTGGCTCTCCTGATTCCACCTCCTGAGGGGTGGGTCTATAGGCAAGTGCCAGCACACCCAGCTACTTTTGGCTTTCAGTCCACCATCCCTTCTTTCCTGTAccactcctccctctgcctcacacTCTAAGTCTCCCTCTCATGTCTGTTCTTTCCCTCCCTGGGCTCTGTCTCAGGTCTCCAGGATAGCTGCGTATGCCTATAGTGCACTTTCTCAGATCCGCGTGGACGCGAAAGAAGAGCTGGTTGTACAGTTTGGGATCCCATGAAGAGAGGGGCCCTAGGACAGCTCTTCCCTCGTCTTCACCCCGTCTCCACCcaacctcttctggcccccaGCCTCACTGTGGCTTTCTACAGTACCTAACCTGCTACTAATCACGGAGAAGAATGTGGAGGGAAAGAATAAGGCTAGAGGCCGGAGCAAGTGAGGACTAAGCAAGGGAAGGGAGAACCAACCGCCATCGGCCTTCGCGCTCTGGCTAGGGTGAGGGTGGGGCCAAGAGGGCAGGGCCTGGCAGATCTTCAGTCATTGGGAAGATGGAGACACCACTGTAGGGGTGAACACCGGGAGACCTCGGAGATCCccttccccccctttctcttGGCCTCCGATTCACTCCTGTCCCCTTCCCTGACTTGGTGCTCATAGGCACCTCACTGGGGATTATGACCAGGGTCTAGACGAGCTTGAGTCTGAATTGAGTTTGTATTTCTAGCACCCTGGGTTTTTACAtgtttgctcttt
Proteins encoded in this region:
- the Lamtor1 gene encoding ragulator complex protein LAMTOR1, translating into MGCCYSSENEDSDQDREERKLLLDPSSTPTKALNGAEPNYHSLPSARTDEQALLSSILAKTASNIIDVSAADSQGMEQHEYMDRARQYSTRLAVLSSSLTHWKKLPPLPSLTSQPHQVLASEPIPFSDLQQVSRIAAYAYSALSQIRVDAKEELVVQFGIP